The segment TGGTCCTAGTGATAAGAAGGCTGTTGGGGAAGATGGCTTTGTGCGAGGGAAGCGGTTCTCACTTGAGGAGGATGAGATGGTTAAAGAAGCTGTTTTAAACTATATTAATGTTCATGGTTTAGGTGCAGACGGTCTAAACATGGTGCTGAATTGTAAAAAGCACCCTGCGATTAAACATTGCTGGAAGGAGATAGGGGCAGCCTTATCCTGGAGGCCTCGTGAGAGTGTCTATTATCGAGCCCATATATTGTTTGAAAGGGACCAGAATTCTTCTTGGACCCCAGAAGAGTATGATCTCATCCGAAAGTTTCATGAAAAACATGGATCAGACTGGAAGACACTGGCAGAAGTCTTGGGCAAACATAGGTTTCATGTAAAGGATACGTGGCGCAGAATAAAATTGATCAATATGAAGAAAGGGAAATGGTCTCAAGATGAGTACCAGTCTTTATTTGATTCGGTGAACTTGGATCTGCGCTTGAAAGCTTTTGTTGAAAGGAAGACAAAGCATGGGATGTTACGAGATAATATTAGTTGGACAGCAATTAGTGAGAAGTTGGAAACTAGGACTGATGCTCTCTGCTGCCAAAAATGGTATGATCAATTAACGTCACCTATGGTAGCTGAAGGTAAATGGCTTGATACAGATGACTATCGGCTGCTGATGGAGCTCTACGACTTGGATGCTTGCTGCATGGAAGATGTTGATTGGGACAATCTTCTAGAGCACAGGTCTGGAGATCTGTGCCGGAAGCGATGGAACCAAATGGTCAAACACCTTGGTGACCATCGTAACAAGTCATTTGCTGATCAAGTTGATGTTCTCATTAACCGGTACTGTCATGACGTGCTTGAAGCAAGAGAGGCCTACAATAGCAAACCTGCTGTTCCTTGAGGTTACAATCCTTTTGGGTGGTTTATTGCTCCTTTTTTTATCCGAGTCTGAAGTGTTGGTGTCCCTGGTTAGGTTGGCATGGAAGTCTTTTTCCCAAGCAACTGAAATTTCTTAAATTACCTTTCCTTTTTCTGCTGCTGTTTTGTCATTGTAATTCATAGATCagtactttttattattttgctttCTAGACTGATGCTGTTCTCCACTGAAATATTTCTCCTTgtgctcttttattttttaccgtCTTCATATTTCTTCAGCCAAGAGAGGATATTGAGGAGGTGCCTGAATTTAATTTACCTCGTcatcaaaagatgaaaaaatgatctcaaatttcaGTGAGGACCAAAGCTCGAGGTTCCTTTGGTTTTCATGGAGGAGATGAAGTTTCCTTGCCCATCTTTATTTGTGAATACAAACAAGCAGTGCCTCTCCAAATGTTTCCATTGATGATGTAACTTATAGCTTGGATATGCTCCAATCTCAAACCCAAGTGTTGAAGTCAAGGAATATATGGACAAGTGGGAGTAGCCTAGTAATAAAGACTCCTATCTTGGTATAACTGAGTCTGGTTCCCCCCTCCCTTGATCcacccaaaaataaaagaaaaggaaaagcaaaGTCGAAAAACGATTCTTGAATCAGTTTCTAAAAGTGGTTCAAGAAACGAAAAATCTTCTGAAAAAATCCAATACTGATATCTTGTGCTGCttaccccaaaaaaaaaaaaaaaaaccgatttcAATCTTATTTCAGGAAGAATACCAGTGCtcatcaaaatcattttcttttgcttgtGGTTCAACCACTGTTAATTAATCTTCCTGTTAGATGGATGGAGCGTTATGATATTTGATTAAAGTTAAATATCATAAATGTGTTGagaaatttatgaaatattttttaaaaaaatatgcatgaaggacgtaagaaaaaaattattttaattattattaacttgtaCTTGGGAGGAAGAGGGGCACAGATGCCTACAGCTTCTTTTgacaaagttaaaaataatttgatagatGGTAGGTCTCCCTCCCATTTAAAACAACAACAGACAGACTTAACTGTTTGAATCTCCTACTCTTCCTCCCTGCCATTTCTTCCTCCgagaaaaaaccaaaccttACCCTCCTCCCTAAATCCTGAGGCCTCTATTTCTCCTATTTTCCAAAAATCAACATCCCTTCACTTCCTCTCTTCCTCTTCATGAAACCCACCTCCTACCAACCTTAATTTCCTGTACATTTTCTTAACAATCTTTATTTCCTCGTATGTGCTCTACCACATACATTACGATATAGTCAGTTAGTTACTTTTAACATCTTTGAATCTTGAActgttacattttttttcttaacaaagaTATGAGTAGAGAgaagtttaataaattaagaCACGACCATTGTTGTTCTCTCTCTGTATCCATCTTTGTTGTTGCATTTGCTTTATCATTGAGCCCTGCTTATTGTCAAGATATCGATGGCTATGATGACAATCCAGCCACACAGGAGCTATTTTCAGAGCTGGTTTACAACAGTTTCTCAAATTTTACCTCCGTGTTCAAGCAAGATATTGTCAAATATTTTGGTTTCTGCATAACAGACGTGTAGATAACTCAGCCACTCTTTTGTATAAATGTAATGTTAGATTTCAGGAATGGAAGCTGATTATTAAAAGAAGgtaattttctattttgatttggATTTGCAGGGATGAAGATTGGAATATGGCATTCAATTTCTCCAAAGGTACACAATTCATATCCAATTGCGCCAAGAAGACAAAAGGTACGTACAAAGTTTGGAGCCATGAAAACAAGGATTATTTGATTAAGGTTCCAGACtgctttttttgtgtgtattttATATAGGTATCTGCCTTTTGGGGTTTAAATGAATGCTACACAACTTAATTAGCTCAAtggatattttgtttgaattccCTTTACCTTATGGAAAACCAATTCACAAGCTGGAAAGAAAGAGGGATTTGAGTATTTGCTTAATCGGATGGAAGTATCTGAAGGCAATATAAAAAGCCTACACGAAAAAAGCCAtagcagtttttttttagaagtcgATATATAGAGCATAGAGCCATAGCAGTTCCCTCAACGAAAGAGGGTTGAGGTATAGAGCATAGAGCATGCCTGCTAATTTTCCTTTATTCAATTACAAAGCAAATTATGATGCCTAATTTAACAGATTAAAGTTTAAATTCTTGGTTTGCTATCTTACTCGGATCGATATACTTTGGTACTTGCCTTGGTTCATAAAGAAACGATATTATTGAAATACCTGCTACTGATCCCCTTAGTTTGTTAGTCCAATTTCTTTCTGTAGTAATATGTTCCCgacatttttcatgtttttttggtGCTTCAGGAGACATGCTAAGGCGTACGTGCACAGCAGCAGAAATAAAGTTCTATTTCAACAGTCTCTTTGAAAAAGGAGCAAAGAAGAGCAATTATTTGAAACCTAACAAGAACTGTAATTTGAGTTCATGGGTTTCTGGGTGTGAGCCAGGATGGGCTTGTGGAGTTGGTAAAGGTGAAAAGGTTGACCTCAGAAATTCAAAGGACATGCCTTTTAGAACGACAAATTGTGCTGCTTGTTGTGAGGGTTTCTTCTGCCCTCATGGTATTACTTGCATGATACGTAAGTATTTGGAAACCCATCATCAACCATGGAAATAGTTGAGAATTGCATTTGTTATGTGCCCTTGGTATTTTTGCTGCATTCCTTGGGCTaattacaagttttttattaGCATGAGTAGATCTTCTCTTAATCTGCGTGCATTGGACTGGTGaccacttctttttttctctgtatTTTCATTCTCAGTGAGTACCTCACATCATGAATGATGAAACCATTCAAATTATAGCTTCGAATGTTATGTCAATATTCCTTGAAAAGAGTACGGGGATGTGGTTTGCACATCTCCACTCCAGAATCTAGATAAATCATAGGCCTTATATATCCTATGCAAGACTCTATTTTCCATCCGAATACTCATTTCAGCTCCCCCCATGTCCCATTTTTCTGAAGAGCAAAAACTGGCAAGAAATTAGTACGTTGGCAATAAGAAAGTACTAAAGTATTTTCACCTTTAATGAAGGAAAATTGATGAAATGAACTTTCCTAGTCTGAGTCTCTAATTGCAATTTTATAAACTTCTGCCAAGGAAAGGGAGCATGAAGAAACcacttatttttcatattttgtccATGCATTACCAGAAAATAGAAGATGACCCAATGGACAAAAAAGTCTAGTTTTCTCACTTTCCAAGCTTCCtcgatgattatttttttcacttttccgTTTTAACCGAAGTGTTCATTCAGATATGTCTAGGAAAGTACTAGTATAAACTCTCGAGTCTGTATCAAGTCAATGGATCTCCTTAGTATATATATACCGCTCCTGTTTCTAGGACATGGACTTTTTGAAACATCTAGGAATTTGTCTGATGCATAATAGTGAGATGTGACACTGCCACTTAAAAGAGTGTCCTTCGAAAACAACAACGATTGTATTAGAGACTCACATATAAAAGGCATTCACCGTTTCTCCTGAATTTGGTTCTATATATGTTGAATTGTTTTAACAATGTTTCTGGCTTTCAGTTCTGAACTTTAAATTGTTGTTTACATTGATTTCTTTCTGGTAAGTtagttttttggattcattGTTTGTGCATATGTTCCTAATTGAGCCACAACTAATATTCTTTATATGTTGGCATTTTCTGTCTGTCTCTGAAGCTTGCCCACTGGGTGCTCACTGTCCCCTTGCAAAACTGAACAAAACCACTGGCATATGCGACCCGTAAGTTCATTCGTGTTTTGTGCTTTTgtagttttcaagttttttcttctttatcatacatacattaatatttattagcaGAAATGTTTTGCAGATATCATTACCAATTGCCTCCAGGAAAGCCAAACCATACTTGTGGTGGAGCGGATATTTGGGCTGATATTTTGAGTAGTAGCGAGATATTCTGTTCAGCAGGATCATACTGTCCGTCCACAATTCAAGAGATTCCATGCAGTCGTGGGTATtgttaaattatccttgaactTCCAGCAGTAATCTATTGAATTGCATGTCTCGCCTCTTCTTTAATTTGATGTTGGCATTTTTTGCTTCAAACATATCACAGCCATCTGTTTTGCTTTTCCTGTTACTAATTAAACTAAGTAGCCTTTTTTCAGACATTACTGCAGGACTGGTTCAACGTCTCAAACAGGGTGTTTTAATCTGGCAACTTGTGAAACACAATCAGCAAATCAGAATATCACTGCATATGGCATTTTATTTTTCGTGAGTCATCGATTCACCTTCCAACTTTCATGATAGTAATGAAACACTATTGGGCACTACATGTTCTGTTGGTGGGAAATATTGATGATATACTTTAAACTCGAAATATTCTCATGATCTAAGTTTGCATTATAGGTCATCTTTTGTGCACAACCATCAGATCTAATCGCTTTACTTGTCAATGTAGGCTGGATTAAGCTTTCTGCTTATCATTATTTATAACTGTTCTGATCAAGTTCTTGCAACTCGAGAGAGAAGACAAGCAAAGACAAGGGAGAAGGCAGTTCAAAGTGTAAGAGAAACTGCTCAAGCTCGTGAAAAATGGAAATCTGCAAGAGACATTGCCAAGAAGGGTGCGATTGGATTACAAACCCAGCTGTCACGCACATTTTCTCGTACAAAGTCTAAAAGGCCAGTAGAACAGCTAAAAGGTTTTGGTCAAGCTAAACCCGGATCGGATGCTGCTTTACCACCCATGCCGGTAAGCAGTTCATCTCAGCAATCATCTGGAAAGGggaagaaaaagggaaagagtAACCTCACACAGATGCTGGATGATATTGAGAACAACCCCGAGGGTCACGAAGGCTTTAATTTGGAAATTGGAGAtaaaaatatcagaaaaaaTGCACCAAGGGGTAAGCAGTTGCATACTCAGAGTCAAATGTTCAGGTATGCATATGGACAAATCGAGAGGGAGAAAGCTATGCAGGAGCAGAACAAGAATTTGACCTTCTCTGGGGTAATTTCAATGGCTAACGATACCGAAATCAGGAAAAGGCCTTCTATTGAGGTTGCTTTTAAAGATTTAACCCTCACTTTGACGACTAAACACAAACATCTGCTAAGATGTGTGACTGGGAAATTATCACCTGGCAGAGTTTCTGCTGTCATGGGTCCGTCTGGGGCTGGAAAAACAACATTTCTTTCTGCTTTGACTGGAAAAGCAACTGGCTGCACCATGTCTGGTATGGTTCTTGTAAATGGTAAGATGGAACCAATCCAAGCATACAGGAAAATCATTGGTTTTGTGCCTCAAGATGATATTGTGCATGGAAACCTAACAGTGGAGGAGAATCTCTGGTTCAGTGCAAGATGCAGGTATTCAACTATTAATTCACCATTCATTACTAACCCCAGTTTTGGTAATCTCAATTCATGGAGCCCTCAGAATGATGAGTCAATGTTTGACATCCAACAAGTTTTCATGTATTCAGCAAAATAAATTCATCTAATGTCAGTCCTTCCGGAGTTAAACCAACATGGACAGATACAATTTCCTAACAGAGGGAAGTAGAATCTGGCTTCCAGGGACTGTTTAACAACAGAAACTGTAAAGTGATTTTCATGTTAATACATTTCAGACTCGTAGATGTTTGAGTTGGTAAACATTTAAACTTATGAACATTTCTAGAAATTTTTATGCATTAGGTGGTCAATTTCGATtgtacacacatatatatactgTTTCTAACAAACAAAGGAAGTTACCTGTGCTAAATTTTTCTAAACATATCTGTTATTCCAACTGATGGCATTGGAGCTTCCTGAAACTTTGGAGTTTCGACATGGTGTGCCAAATATTTTTCCTCGTAAGAGAAAAcctttctgtttcttctttcaATCTGCTTGGCATCATTCATATATGTAGGCATTTTGCTTCAACACAACATGAATGTGCAATTGCTCTCTCCTCTCTGTTCCTTCTCTGTTATGTATTTATTTGCTCTACCTGCTTAGATCTCCCTTTCTCAAAGCCATACCCTTTATATATTGATTTGCTCATGCTGCTTAGatatttctctctccctctcgtTCACAAATTCACCGTCACAAATGCTGCGGCTGTTCAATAGTACTTGCTTTTTTAGCATATTTGTTTACTGGGTTTTTGTTATATAAACTTTCTGATTAAGTTAGCGAATACATTTtctggttttttattattattattattgcagaCTCTCTGCTGATCTACCTAAACCAGAAAAGGTTCTAGTTGTTGAAAGAGTTATTGAGTCCTTGGGACTGCAGGCAGTGCGAGATTCTCTGGTTGGGACGGTGGAAAAGCGAGGAATTTCTGGAGGTCAAAGAAAACGTGTCAACGTTGGTCTTGAAATGGTTATGGAACCTTCACTTCTAATATTAGATGAACCCACATCAGGCTTGGACAGTTCATCGTCCCTGTTGCTACTTAGAGCTCTTCGACGCGAAGCTCTTGAAGGAGTAAACATATGCATGGTTGTACACCAACCAAGGTAATTTACTCCTATTACGATAAAAGAGTTGTATTTCTTGGGGATGTGCtatatttcaagtttttctCTGTTCCAATAAGTAGAGATTTCTGATTATGTAATATAGTGGCCGTAAGAGAATATTAACTTTCCTGTTCTTCCTTTGCTTTCTCGGTTGCTTCAGCTATACATTATTCAGGATGTTTGATGATTTGATACTTCTAGCTAAAGGTGGCTTGACAGCATATCACGGATCGGCCAAGAAAGTCGAGGAGTATTTTGCTGGCCTTGGAATTACTGTACCTGAGCGCGTGAATCCTCCAGATTACTTCATTGATATTTTGGAGGGCATAGCGAAACCAAAATCAGGGGTGAACTATAAGCAACTTCCAGTTAGATGGATGCTTCACAATGGCTACCCTGTTCCAATGGATATGCTGCAGAATACAGATGGATTGGGAGCATCCTCCGGTGAAAATTCTGCTCATGGAGCAAGTGAAGTTGGATCTGAAACAGGGTCTTTAGCTGGAGATTTTTGGCATGATTTGAAATCTAATGTTGAGTCAGAGAAAGACAACTTGAAACCCAACGTTTTGAAATCAGGTGACTTATCCGAACGGAGAAGCCCTGGAGTATATCAGCAGTATAGATACTTCCTGGGGAGGTAAGAGCGATCTCATTTCTCTATCTGTGCTGCATGTAAAGTCTAACCCTCTACTATTATAATGATAATAGCGATTGTGCTAATTGAAGTTCTCTCAAGTGAGATAACTTGATTTTgggatgattatttttattgactttGTGTTCATCATAACAAGCTAACATAATCTTCTTGAATGACTTGTTGCAGGGTTGGAAAGCAGCGGCTACGAGAAGCAAGGGCACAAGCTGtagattatttgattttattgctaGCTGGAATCTGCTTAGGAACACTAGCTAAAGTGAGCGATGAAACTTTTGGGGTGGTTGGTTACACATACACCGTCATTGCAGTTTGTAAGTGATCAAAATCTCCAAGTTCTTATATATGCAAGGCTCCATTAGAATATTCTTGCTTGGGACCTAGGCTTCTGATGTTGAAAATGTAGGGTAActtgtaacaaaaaaatctgCACTCTGTTAGGTGCCTGTTGCTTTACATGCCAATTCgcctttttaaattgaaagTCAGCTTCCCTATGTTCCTTTATGAAGTGCACTTTTGTACAAGATTCATTCTCACCAGTCTAAGTGTTTTTGTCGGACTTTCAGCACTACTGTGTAAG is part of the Populus nigra chromosome 8, ddPopNigr1.1, whole genome shotgun sequence genome and harbors:
- the LOC133700396 gene encoding ABC transporter G family member 28-like, which produces MSREKFNKLRHDHCCSLSVSIFVVAFALSLSPAYCQDIDGYDDNPATQELFSELVYNSFSNFTSVFKQDIVKYFGFCITDVDEDWNMAFNFSKGTQFISNCAKKTKGDMLRRTCTAAEIKFYFNSLFEKGAKKSNYLKPNKNCNLSSWVSGCEPGWACGVGKGEKVDLRNSKDMPFRTTNCAACCEGFFCPHGITCMIPCPLGAHCPLAKLNKTTGICDPYHYQLPPGKPNHTCGGADIWADILSSSEIFCSAGSYCPSTIQEIPCSRGHYCRTGSTSQTGCFNLATCETQSANQNITAYGILFFAGLSFLLIIIYNCSDQVLATRERRQAKTREKAVQSVRETAQAREKWKSARDIAKKGAIGLQTQLSRTFSRTKSKRPVEQLKGFGQAKPGSDAALPPMPVSSSSQQSSGKGKKKGKSNLTQMLDDIENNPEGHEGFNLEIGDKNIRKNAPRGKQLHTQSQMFRYAYGQIEREKAMQEQNKNLTFSGVISMANDTEIRKRPSIEVAFKDLTLTLTTKHKHLLRCVTGKLSPGRVSAVMGPSGAGKTTFLSALTGKATGCTMSGMVLVNGKMEPIQAYRKIIGFVPQDDIVHGNLTVEENLWFSARCRLSADLPKPEKVLVVERVIESLGLQAVRDSLVGTVEKRGISGGQRKRVNVGLEMVMEPSLLILDEPTSGLDSSSSLLLLRALRREALEGVNICMVVHQPSYTLFRMFDDLILLAKGGLTAYHGSAKKVEEYFAGLGITVPERVNPPDYFIDILEGIAKPKSGVNYKQLPVRWMLHNGYPVPMDMLQNTDGLGASSGENSAHGASEVGSETGSLAGDFWHDLKSNVESEKDNLKPNVLKSGDLSERRSPGVYQQYRYFLGRVGKQRLREARAQAVDYLILLLAGICLGTLAKVSDETFGVVGYTYTVIAVSLLCKIAALRSFSLDKLHYWRERSSGMSSLAYFLAKDTIDHFSTIVKPLVYLSMFYFFNNPRSTVFDNYIVLICLVYCVTGIAYALAIFFEPGPAQLWSVLLPVVLTLIATRTENDGVVNYISNLCYTKWALEAFVISNAKRYYGVWLITRCGSLMESGYDLGHWYRSLILLVLTGIVSRVAAFFILITVNRK